Proteins from a single region of Chrysemys picta bellii isolate R12L10 chromosome 9, ASM1138683v2, whole genome shotgun sequence:
- the LOC101933276 gene encoding uncharacterized protein LOC101933276: MSNFSDFLPLIVLLSSVLLTEQASEPNCTDIADFGNCLGNTEGFCPKDIVCGCKGNKPFCKCPYFRGLWGDYWYMGHKCEQLWNTLDLILVTVLPAVALAFLVGVIIQCVYYCKNKSNKSVKGARKQARQTKLESQHNPVFVPELGDNSRYVSQQQWAKDDWTTENIKIPKIQLQSQSFAQSQSPGEVEVYSYIPHRPSGRPVPTADSSFSLQSPQRNQFGYQNSHIPNVDYEEDNPIPAMSGRQFPKSGIPEFSRSDRFQNVAQPMDNPNAGRPVRPYELGRSQRYM, encoded by the exons ATGTCCAATTTCAGCGACTTCTTACCTCTCATTGTCTTACTGTCGAGTGTTTTGCTGACTGAACAGGCTTCAGAAC CCAATTGCACTGACATTGCCGACTTTGGTAATTGCTTGGGTAATACAGAAGGCTTCTGTCCAAAGGATATTGTTTGCGGGTGTAAAGGCAACAAACCTTTTTGCAA aTGTCCTTACTTCCGAGGCCTCTGGGGAGATTACTGGTACATGGGTCACAAATGTGAACAACTCTGGAATACTTTGGACTTGATTTTAGTAACTGTACTTCCTGCAGTAGCACTGGCTTTCCTAGTTGGTGTAATAATACAGTGTGTCTACTACTGTAAAAACAAGTCAAATAAAAGTGTTAAAGGAGCTAG gaAACAGGCAAGACAAACAAAACTCGAGTCACAGCATAACCCTGTGTTTGTACCTGAGCTGGGTGATAACTCAAGATATGTTTCTCAACAGCAGTGGGCTAAG GATGACTGGACCACCGAGAATATTAAAATACCAAAAATTCAACTGCAAAGCCAAAGTTTTGCGCAATCACAGTCACCTGGTGAAGTAGAAGTTTACAG CTATATACCACATCGGCCATCAGGAAGACCAGTTCCAACAGCAGACAGTTCTTTCAGCCTCCAATCTCCTCAGCGTAACCAGTTTGGCTATCAGAACAGTCATATTCCTAATGTGGATTATGAAGAGGACAACCCCATTCCAGCTATGTCTGGGAGGCAATTTCCT AAATCTGGCATACCGGAGTTTTCTAggtctgacaggtttcagaatgTTGCTCAACCAATGGATAATCCAAACGCTGGAAGACCAGTAAGGCCTTATGAACTAGGACGCTCACAAAGATATATGTAA